The proteins below are encoded in one region of Fibrella aestuarina BUZ 2:
- a CDS encoding LexA family transcriptional regulator, with protein sequence MSPNPVGRPAGRGQTPEAQHIQAARRTRLQRLIDTRFDKKKSAFAEAVGINPTAVSHYLNKRTITDEFCLTVAKMLNISAAWMLRGEGAIDDVPAPIKPNTNHEGSSLKKYRESRGLSKAALGRLLGLAAGSASISVAQYEESAQLERKTKIKLASALQMSEAELQAILGGFSHVVTPVEDDELVSVPFLPVRARAGFAETFLSDEHESVQYDMVTIRRDAIRVGFETEKARKNKMYVAEVDGDSMEPLLHPGYWVTVYLIDPGDWDYATGVVAVLYRDRFVIKRIIENRLPETGSVTLHSDNPKGGSNSVPRSEIRAIFRVDEIVGGKIK encoded by the coding sequence ATGTCGCCTAATCCCGTTGGACGCCCCGCTGGCCGTGGTCAAACGCCAGAGGCTCAACACATTCAAGCCGCCCGCCGTACCCGTCTGCAACGCCTGATTGATACCCGGTTCGATAAGAAAAAGTCGGCCTTTGCCGAAGCAGTTGGTATCAATCCCACCGCCGTTTCGCATTATCTCAATAAGCGCACGATTACCGACGAATTCTGCCTTACGGTCGCCAAAATGCTGAACATTTCGGCCGCTTGGATGCTGCGCGGCGAAGGAGCGATTGACGACGTACCCGCGCCGATCAAACCCAATACCAACCACGAGGGAAGTTCCTTAAAAAAATATCGGGAAAGTAGGGGTTTATCGAAAGCGGCTTTAGGTAGATTACTGGGATTGGCTGCCGGTTCGGCAAGTATATCGGTTGCGCAGTATGAAGAGTCGGCGCAGTTGGAGCGGAAAACAAAGATCAAACTGGCGTCGGCGCTTCAGATGAGCGAAGCCGAGCTACAGGCTATTTTAGGCGGGTTTTCGCACGTTGTGACGCCCGTCGAGGATGACGAATTGGTCAGTGTTCCGTTTTTGCCAGTCCGTGCGCGGGCTGGTTTTGCCGAAACCTTTTTATCTGATGAACACGAATCTGTGCAGTATGATATGGTAACAATCCGTCGCGATGCCATCCGGGTTGGCTTTGAAACCGAGAAGGCACGTAAAAATAAAATGTATGTGGCCGAAGTAGACGGCGACAGCATGGAGCCACTACTGCACCCAGGGTATTGGGTGACAGTGTATTTGATCGATCCGGGTGATTGGGACTACGCCACCGGCGTGGTGGCCGTGTTGTACCGCGATCGCTTCGTCATCAAACGTATTATTGAAAATCGATTACCGGAAACCGGCTCGGTTACCCTGCATTCTGACAACCCAAAGGGCGGCTCCAACTCGGTGCCCCGCTCGGAGATACGCGCTATTTTCCGCGTCGATGAAATCGTAGGCGGTAAGATCAAGTAG
- a CDS encoding transcriptional regulator — protein sequence MARHKGSGPAVDLTEAQFTALVVDIKRFGNNVVARKAGLSKNYISMIIKRRSGISINTLGLLRDAIKDLKKINSGSGNSESTVIDKVASVTYEA from the coding sequence ATGGCAAGACACAAAGGAAGCGGCCCCGCAGTAGACCTCACTGAGGCCCAATTCACGGCCCTGGTGGTCGACATCAAGCGGTTCGGCAACAACGTGGTAGCCCGAAAGGCGGGGCTCTCAAAGAACTATATTTCCATGATTATCAAGCGCAGATCGGGTATTTCGATCAATACGTTAGGGTTACTGCGCGACGCAATCAAGGATTTAAAAAAAATTAACAGCGGATCAGGCAATAGTGAGTCAACGGTCATTGACAAAGTGGCCTCGGTTACGTATGAAGCCTGA
- a CDS encoding DUF4494 domain-containing protein: MWIQSKIGYEMLVDGEPKQVTESYLHDAVSFADAEQQCFEHLKSRITEMEVNALNKLKIGRSDVLFHAHQEGDSFWKVKTKYQTETFTGKAKTVYETFIVPAIDDRQASERVRDSFRDSLTTREIVNVDVTTILAVYMPHSQIWEGDWANRMDDLLAQGKKSSTSNQTSLFETPRDESVGNADDVVLTSKKKGKRTADWSEPVGA, encoded by the coding sequence ATGTGGATTCAATCTAAAATCGGTTACGAAATGCTTGTCGACGGTGAGCCTAAACAGGTGACCGAGTCCTATTTACACGACGCGGTGTCATTTGCCGACGCCGAGCAGCAATGCTTTGAACACCTGAAGTCGCGCATTACCGAAATGGAAGTCAATGCGCTGAATAAACTGAAAATTGGTCGCTCGGATGTACTGTTTCACGCCCATCAGGAAGGCGATTCGTTCTGGAAGGTCAAGACCAAGTACCAGACCGAGACATTTACGGGCAAAGCCAAAACCGTGTACGAAACCTTTATCGTGCCCGCGATTGATGACCGCCAAGCCTCTGAGCGCGTTCGTGACAGCTTCCGTGATTCGCTAACGACCCGCGAGATCGTCAACGTCGACGTAACCACGATTCTGGCCGTGTACATGCCACACAGCCAGATTTGGGAGGGCGATTGGGCCAATCGCATGGATGACCTGTTGGCGCAGGGCAAAAAGTCATCGACCAGCAATCAAACGAGCTTGTTTGAAACGCCGCGTGACGAGTCGGTCGGCAATGCTGACGACGTGGTACTGACCTCGAAGAAAAAAGGCAAGCGTACCGCCGATTGGTCAGAGCCCGTCGGAGCCTAA
- a CDS encoding DNA-methyltransferase, whose protein sequence is MKRNHIYQTDCLTGLTQFPDNSVDCCVTSPPYYGLRDYGCTGQIGLEETPDEYINRLVAVFREVRRVLKPEGTLWVNIGDSYANDGKWGGHTGGKHASVLHASPIGRNKRYTGLKPKDLIGIPWMLAFALRADGWYLRQDIIWHKPNPMPESVTDRCTKSHEYVFLLSKSERYYYDHQAIKEPVTASTIARLSQNIEEQKGSDRVPGKTNGPMKAVGGRAAGNKTHKYVSAYNESESEEYRTKAGLLNVADVAYETRNKRSVWTVSTKPFAEAHFATFPPDLIVPCIKAGCPAGGVVLDPFMGAGTTAIVARNLQRHYVGLELNPEYVELARRRIERELGPLDVLFARLA, encoded by the coding sequence ATGAAACGAAACCACATCTACCAAACTGACTGCCTGACCGGGCTTACGCAGTTTCCCGACAACTCGGTCGACTGCTGCGTAACGTCGCCACCCTATTACGGTCTACGCGACTATGGCTGCACCGGCCAGATTGGGCTGGAAGAAACACCCGACGAGTATATCAATCGATTGGTGGCCGTATTCCGCGAAGTACGCCGGGTGCTGAAGCCCGAAGGTACGTTGTGGGTGAACATTGGGGATAGCTACGCCAATGATGGTAAGTGGGGCGGCCATACAGGAGGCAAACATGCCAGCGTACTGCATGCCTCACCGATTGGCCGCAATAAACGCTATACCGGACTGAAGCCTAAAGACCTCATCGGCATTCCCTGGATGCTGGCCTTTGCCCTTCGTGCCGATGGGTGGTACTTGCGTCAGGACATTATTTGGCATAAGCCTAACCCGATGCCCGAAAGCGTGACAGATCGGTGTACCAAGTCGCATGAGTACGTGTTCCTGCTGTCCAAGTCTGAGCGGTATTACTACGACCATCAAGCCATCAAAGAACCCGTCACAGCTTCGACAATTGCCCGGCTCTCGCAAAACATCGAAGAGCAAAAGGGTAGTGATCGAGTGCCAGGCAAAACCAATGGCCCAATGAAAGCCGTAGGTGGGCGCGCAGCTGGCAATAAAACGCATAAATATGTTTCGGCCTACAATGAGTCAGAGTCGGAAGAATACCGTACAAAGGCTGGTTTGCTTAACGTTGCTGATGTGGCCTACGAAACCCGCAATAAGCGCAGCGTCTGGACGGTATCGACTAAGCCCTTTGCTGAGGCGCACTTTGCCACCTTTCCGCCTGATTTGATCGTGCCGTGCATCAAAGCGGGCTGCCCAGCTGGCGGCGTCGTGCTTGATCCGTTCATGGGCGCAGGTACAACGGCCATTGTTGCCCGCAACCTGCAACGCCATTACGTCGGCCTCGAGCTGAATCCTGAATACGTAGAGTTGGCCCGCCGGCGCATTGAACGCGAACTCGGGCCGCTGGATGTACTATTCGCGCGGCTGGCATGA
- a CDS encoding tyrosine-type recombinase/integrase — MELAILLRLDRLDKDGRAPIHLRVCWQGNKVRLSSSEKVKPDDWNPKTQQVRSRAQFASHINARLRAYDTGLHSYFYERENNGVVVTEADVRAEIERIRSEQLGQVIAKPKPAPAPILTDANTIEVFSARYIRELQASRSESWRESVAVVGGHLNAYRPGVKLSDLTLTVLGGFMTYMQEELDLSDSTLETYVGLLRGLCKHATRSGMDLPPDWTFMEIRRVGDTIQPELTLGELGQLRNATLVRPAIPPGGFPVKYLDALETTRWFFLAAAGTGLRHSDLHQLIRPRLTTIEGVPCVEVTQQKTKQRTAIPLNDDTYYLLKNPVPTTAPLGVLYYNQLLKPIAQQAELTRSVMVGSYYKGQLVSEDLPLHETVRSHMARRTFATLMTAGGMPTRTLQVLMGHASISSTEKYAKVDAPMMVHQVAEAWRRASHDPTRDPNSQNRPQTR; from the coding sequence ATGGAACTGGCTATACTGTTGCGCCTCGACCGGCTGGACAAAGATGGCCGGGCGCCTATTCACCTACGGGTATGTTGGCAGGGCAATAAGGTCCGGCTCAGCAGCAGCGAAAAAGTAAAGCCCGACGACTGGAACCCGAAAACCCAGCAGGTCCGCTCCCGCGCTCAGTTTGCTTCCCACATCAACGCCCGGCTACGGGCCTACGATACGGGGTTGCACAGCTATTTCTATGAGCGGGAGAATAACGGCGTGGTGGTCACGGAAGCCGACGTACGAGCCGAAATCGAGCGCATCCGCTCCGAGCAGTTGGGCCAGGTCATCGCCAAGCCAAAGCCCGCCCCCGCGCCGATCCTGACCGATGCCAACACGATCGAGGTATTTTCGGCCCGCTACATCCGGGAATTGCAGGCCAGCCGCTCGGAGTCGTGGCGTGAATCGGTGGCCGTAGTCGGCGGGCATTTGAACGCTTACCGGCCAGGCGTGAAGCTGTCGGACCTGACGCTGACGGTCTTAGGTGGCTTCATGACCTACATGCAGGAAGAGTTAGACCTGTCTGATTCGACGCTTGAAACCTACGTCGGGCTACTGCGTGGCCTGTGTAAGCACGCGACGCGCTCAGGCATGGACCTGCCGCCCGACTGGACCTTTATGGAGATCCGGCGCGTGGGCGATACGATCCAACCCGAATTGACATTAGGCGAATTAGGCCAGCTCCGCAATGCCACATTGGTACGCCCAGCTATCCCGCCCGGCGGCTTTCCGGTCAAATACCTTGACGCACTGGAAACAACGCGCTGGTTTTTTCTGGCTGCGGCGGGTACGGGGCTGCGTCACTCTGATCTGCACCAACTGATCCGGCCGCGCCTGACCACGATCGAGGGTGTGCCGTGCGTGGAAGTCACCCAGCAGAAAACCAAGCAGCGCACGGCTATACCGCTGAACGATGACACCTACTACTTATTAAAGAATCCGGTGCCCACAACCGCGCCGCTGGGCGTGTTGTATTATAATCAGCTACTCAAGCCCATTGCCCAGCAGGCCGAACTTACGCGCTCGGTGATGGTGGGCTCCTATTACAAAGGTCAGCTCGTGTCGGAAGATTTGCCCCTTCACGAAACCGTCCGCTCCCACATGGCCCGGCGCACGTTTGCGACGCTAATGACGGCGGGCGGTATGCCGACCCGAACGCTTCAGGTCTTGATGGGTCACGCCTCGATTTCATCCACTGAAAAGTACGCGAAGGTCGACGCGCCGATGATGGTGCATCAGGTAGCCGAAGCATGGCGCAGGGCCAGTCATGACCCCACTCGTGACCCCAATAGCCAAAACAGGCCTCAAACGCGCTGA